From a region of the Malania oleifera isolate guangnan ecotype guangnan chromosome 12, ASM2987363v1, whole genome shotgun sequence genome:
- the LOC131144863 gene encoding uncharacterized protein LOC131144863 isoform X2, translating into MGPAALGISVQIRKFLIFSIRAWYRSVCNHPFLVGMVLFLMFLYRSFPFAFSLLLSSSPVLVCTAVLLGTLLSFGQPNIPEIEKEERRSHVIAPLKTGVSEDVTAVVERTQNFPVERFTMNRRDVAEKAIEETSTAEKKISLAEKDDSSFDSTPLIDESMRRVQFPMQAIEEVGDEYENSDFERKKGSHEEKVGNQDVCGDKEALENQYLQVQDVEAENCEAENDKSLGESVDAFEAERLDSSPGSWKHVEDHDESSNSESDRAESSSPDASMADIIPMLDELHPLLDSEAPQPVHDDFDAASERSHKSNDGSDASDEDSENHEEDGDDDNDDEEEETQVGKEDDTNSAITWTEDDQKNLMDLGTSELERNQRLENLIARRRARKTLRMVAEKNLIDLDGADLPFQVPPITTARRNPFDLPYDSYNDTGLPPIPGSAPSILLPRRNPFDIPYDSSEEKPDLTGDSFEQEFMPFHQKDTLFRRHESFSLGPSFLGLPKHDGQGLKWRPYFVPERMASEGTSNPSFQRQSSEISDSKVSSVTETESTSAVDQEDKDLIEQDFYQEAETSCNIDHASLCVEHGSQSSKDRDSVEIDEVDKQAIDVNEAEIKMGFMEDNPVVESSLAERVGISNTESNLAETGDISIPSELSAHEIHQNTEGSEEKFSSRSSSSSSSEESEDIFDVKESEGSTTLDPKKGGMADGNDNREPVYDSSPPAVLKYLSSSSISSDLQVEISETGSPPVLVEATVPFSEKESEMRKNGMEKDTASYEELLAASSSSQQHAINETESISKQVKEISEHNVKEFGFSGADLNSHDPNGSLVLESVVDHVSDDSSLSSSDDGLVEQGMVYKDRTPQNVVDQSLSFGFDAETSVSHDVSEVDYRSSSYENMSSEGLSMPEERQPSLAVEHDTMDDPELSSPETESVKKHSMDKQIHHFEQGHGDSLSSVAKTNVGVSKDADDKLVSPGCNQCAHSEKESFSGREERMPLSDKSVVSPSFDDHEDLQGQSIVLAADSTQEVHLSRMNMLKVHEPEDKVLPNYCPTALDSASILFEDSEDKLPTRLVNLEDQSQVLQHLHFAAEAIGAHDDEACFIEEADDIKAIDEGLLSELDAVGDFRVKEMGSDVDGIGKHLGADQESFPVPPVAEMKFVVDAEDNWNEVHETEAVKNPEKLTSSRVEEDCIYPEVDSALELPSFGASSSELVDSSFKGLVHEEVKSPKVLGSIHKESVSNNTDVELPDSEMLNQDETRFVEDTDSALEEIEPRPEEKVEPGEPEINKKDPITVGTDSGRPILEARSLEDFELALKEVNEGEIEKTAVDELLKAAESEQAGVQHAEFGPSHKDSNSAVSNFELPVLEARSIEDLDWAFKKLQDVDVEKPVVVECKDPLEIHSELQVEARSLEDNDANLKQVSCQQVSGHDLDKLPESLDARDGLAECGVYKVSSSEETKSTVKKHGVQEISTSSADQENHGVETSKDSGLSVSNGGGKKAKSHKSSSSSSSSSSSSDSD; encoded by the exons ATGGGTCCTGCTGCCTTGGGAATTAGTGTGCAAATCAGAAAATTTCTTATCTTTTCAATTAGGGCGTGGTATAGATCAGTGTGTAATCATCCATTTCTTGTGGGTATGGTTCTGTTCTTAATGTTTCTGTACAGATCATTTCCTTTTGCATTTTCCCTTTTGCTGTCTTCGTCACCTGTTCTGGTATGTACCGCTGTTTTGCTCGGAACCCTCTTGAGTTTCGGGCAGCCCAACATACCTGAAATCGAGAAGGAAGAGAGGAGGTCGCATGTGATTGCCCCATTGAAAACGGGGGTATCAGAAGATGTCACTGCTGTTGTTGAGAGAACTCAGAACTTTCCTGTGGAGAGATTCACAATGAACAGAAGGGATGTGGCGGAGAAAGCGATTGAAGAAACGAGTACCGCTGAGAAGAAGATTAGTTTGGCTGAAAAAGATGATTCTTCCTTTGATAGTACGCCTTTGATTGATGAGAGTATGCGGAGAGTTCAATTCCCAATGCAGGCAATTGAAGAAGTAGGGGATGAATATGAGAATTCGGACTTTGAAAGGAAGAAGGGTAGTCATGAGGAGAAAGTGGGGAATCAGGACGTTTGCGGTGATAAGGAAGCTTTAGAGAACCAATATTTGCAGGTTCAAGATGTGGAAGCTGAAAATTGTGAAGCGGAAAATGATAAATCACTGGGAGAATCTGTGGATGCTTTTGAGGCAGAACGATTGGATTCATCTCCAGGGTCTTGGAAGCATGTGGAGGACCATGATGAGTCTTCCAATTCTGAGTCTGATCGGGCAGAGAGTTCCTCACCCGATGCATCAATGGCTGATATTATTCCCATGCTTGATGAGCTTCACCCACTCCTAGATTCAGAAGCCCCGCAGCCTGTTCATGACGACTTTGATGCTGCTTCTGAGCGGTCTCATAAAAGCAATGATGGCAGTGATGCGTCGGATGAAGATAGTGAAAACCATGAAGAAGatggtgatgatgataatgacgaTGAAGAGGAAGAGACTCAGGTTGGTAAGGAGGACGATACTAATTCTGCTATCACATGGACAGAGGACGACCAAAAGAATCTTATGGATTTGGGGACTTCAGAACTGGAGAGGAACCAACGGTTGGAGAATCTTATTGCTAGAAGAAGAGCACGGAAAACCTTGAGAATGGTGGCTGAAAAGAATCTGATAGACTTAGATGGTGCTGATCTACCTTTTCAAGTTCCACCCATTACAACAGCAAGGCGTAATCCATTTGATCTTCCTTATGATTCCTACAATGACACAGGGTTACCACCCATTCCTGGGTCTGCTCCATCGATTTTGTTACCAAGACGaaacccttttgatatcccataCGACTCAAGTGAGGAAAAACCTGATCTCACGGGAGACAGCTTTGAACAAGAGTTCATGCCTTTCCATCAGAAGGATACATTATTCCGGAGGCATGAAAGTTTCAGCTTGGGACCTTCATTCTTAGGACTTCCCAAGCATGACGGGCAAGGCTTAAAGTGGAGACCTTATTTTGTACCGGAAAGGATGGCTTCAGAGGGGACAAGCAATCCCTCATTTCAAAGACAATCTAGTGAGATAAGTGATTCTAAGGTGAGCTCTGTTACTGAAACCGAATCAACATCAGCTGTGGACCAGGAAGATAAAGATCTTATTGAACAAGATTTTTATCAAGAAGCAGAAACTAGTTGTAACATAGACCATGCTTCTCTCTGTGTTGAACATGGAAGCCAATCGTCCAAAGATAGAGATTCCGTGGAGATTGATGAAGTTGATAAACAAGCTATTGATGTCAATGAGGCTGAGATAAAAATGGGATTTATGGAAGATAACCCTGTAGTGGAATCAAGCTTGGCTGAAAGAGTGGGAATATCTAATACGGAGTCGAACTTGGCTGAAACTGGAGATATATCAATTCCTTCTGAACTCAGTGCACATGAAATTCATCAAAACACAGAAGGTAGTGAAGAGAAATTCAGTAGTAGATCAAGCTCTTCCTCATCTTCAGAAGAGAGTGAGGATATCTTTGATGTAAAAGAAAGTGAAGGATCGACAACCTTGGATCCAAAAAAAG GTGGGATGGCTGATGGCAATGATAACAGGGAGCCTGTTTATGACTCAAGCCCGCCAGCAGTTCTCAAGTATCTGTCATCTTCTTCCATTTCTTCTGATCTGCAAGTAGAAATATCTGAAACAGGTTCACCTCCAGTTTTGGTTGAAGCAACTGTTCCATTTTCAGAAAAGGAATCTGAAATGCGTAAGAATGGCATGGAAAAGGATACAGCTAGTTATGAAGAGCTGTTGGCAGCCTCCTCCTCCTCTCAACAACATGCAATAAATGAAACTGAATCCATATCGAAGCAAGTTAAAGAGATAAGCGAGCATAATGTTAAAGAGTTTGGGTTCTCAGGAGCAGATTTGAATTCCCATGATCCAAATGGATCATTGGTGCTTGAATCTGTGGTTGACCATGTTTCTGATGATTCAAGTTTATCTTCATCAGATGATGGATTAGTTGAGCAGGGTATGGTGTACAAGGACAGAACACCTCAGAATGTAGTAGATCAAAGCTTGTCATTCGGTTTTGATGCAGAGACCAGTGTGAGCCATGATGTGAGCGAGGTGGATTATAGATCTTCTAGTTATGAGAATATGTCTTCTGAAGGATTGTCTATGCCAGAGGAACGACAGCCCTCATTGGCAGTTGAGCATGATACAATGGATGATCCAGAATTATCTTCTCCAGAGACTGAATCAGTAAAGAAGCATTCAATGGATAAGCAAATTCATCATTTTGAGCAGGGTCATGGTGACTCGTTAAGTTCTGTCGCAAAGACCAATGTTGGTGTGTCGAAAGATGCAGATGACAAGCTGGTTTCTCCTGGTTGCAATCAGTGTGCACATTCTGAAAAAGAATCTTTTTCTGGAAGGGAGGAACGGATGCCCCTGTCAGATAAATCTGTGGTTTCACCATCTTTTGATGATCATGAAGATCTCCAG GGACAATCAATTGTCCTGGCAGCGGACTCTACTCAGGAAGTACACCTTTCTCGTATGAACATGCTGAAAGTCCATGAACCTGAGGACAAAGTCTTGCCAAACTATTGTCCCACAGCTCTTGATTCTGCCTCCATCTTGTTTGAGGATTCGGAAGATAAATTACCCACGCGTCTGGTAAATTTGGAAGACCAAAGCCAGGTCTTGCAACACCTCCATTTTGCAGCCGAAGCAATTGGAGCTCATGATGATGAAGCGTGTTTCATTGAAGAGGCAGATGACATCAAGGCTATAGATGAAGGATTGTTGTCGGAATTGGATGCAGTTGGTGATTTTAGGGTCAAAGAAATGGGATCAGATGTCGATGGGATTGGAAAACACCTGGGTGCAGATCAGGAAAGCTTTCCTGTACCACCTGTTGCTGAAATGAAGTTTGTTGTTGATGCTGAAGACAACTGGAATGAAGTCCATGAAACTGAGGCTGTTAAGAACCCAGAAAAATTAACATCATCCAGGGTTGAGGAGGATTGTATATACCCAGAGGTGGACAGTGCCTTGGAGCTTCCATCTTTTGGTGCTAGTTCCAGTGAGCTTGTTGATTCGTCTTTTAAGGGACTTGTTCATGAAGAAGTCAAGTCTCCCAAGGTTCTTGGGTCTATCCACAAAGAATCAGTGTCCAATAACACTGATGTTGAACTTCCAGATTCTGAGATGCTAAACCAAGATGAAACACGGTTTGTTGAAGATACTGATTCAGCTTTGGAGGAAATTGAACCAAGGCCTGAGGAGAAAGTTGAGCCTGGAGAACCTGAGATTAACAAAAAAGATCCAATTACTGTTGGGACTGATTCAGGAAGGCCAATTCTTGAAGCAAGATCTCTTGAAGATTTTGAGTTGGCCTTAAAGGAAGTGAATGAGGGAGAAATTGAGAAGACTGCTGTTGATGAGTTACTCAAAGCTGCGGAATCAGAGCAAGCTGGAGTGCAGCATGCTGAATTTGGGCCATCACATAAAGATTCTAACTCAGCAGTGAGCAACTTTGAGCTGCCAGTTCTTGAAGCAAGGTCAATCGAAGACCTTGATTGGGCTTTTAAAAAGCTTCAAGACGTGGATGTTGAGAAACCTGTTGTGGTTGAATGCAAGGATCCACTAGAAATCCATTCAGAGTTGCAAGTTGAAGCAAGATCTTTGGAAGATAATGATGCGAACTTAAAGCAAGTTTCATGCCAGCAAGTTTCAGGCCATGATCTCGATAAGCTACCAGAGTCATTAGATGCCAGAGATGGATTAGCAGAATGTGGGGTTTACAAAGTGAGTTCCTCTGAGGAGACTAAATCAACTGTGAAAAAACATGGAGTTCAAGAAATCAGCACTAGCTCTGCTGATCAAGAAAACCATGGAGTCGAAACATCTAAAGATTCTGGTTTGAGTGTATCTAATGGAGGTGGTAAGAAAGCAAAATCTCATAAATCAAGCTCTAGTTCTAGCTCCAGCTCTAGCTCTAGTGATTCTGATTGA
- the LOC131144863 gene encoding uncharacterized protein LOC131144863 isoform X1 has translation MGPAALGISVQIRKFLIFSIRAWYRSVCNHPFLVGMVLFLMFLYRSFPFAFSLLLSSSPVLVCTAVLLGTLLSFGQPNIPEIEKEERRSHVIAPLKTGVSEDVTAVVERTQNFPVERFTMNRRDVAEKAIEETSTAEKKISLAEKDDSSFDSTPLIDESMRRVQFPMQAIEEVGDEYENSDFERKKGSHEEKVGNQDVCGDKEALENQYLQVQDVEAENCEAENDKSLGESVDAFEAERLDSSPGSWKHVEDHDESSNSESDRAESSSPDASMADIIPMLDELHPLLDSEAPQPVHDDFDAASERSHKSNDGSDASDEDSENHEEDGDDDNDDEEEETQVGKEDDTNSAITWTEDDQKNLMDLGTSELERNQRLENLIARRRARKTLRMVAEKNLIDLDGADLPFQVPPITTARRNPFDLPYDSYNDTGLPPIPGSAPSILLPRRNPFDIPYDSSEEKPDLTGDSFEQEFMPFHQKDTLFRRHESFSLGPSFLGLPKHDGQGLKWRPYFVPERMASEGTSNPSFQRQSSEISDSKVSSVTETESTSAVDQEDKDLIEQDFYQEAETSCNIDHASLCVEHGSQSSKDRDSVEIDEVDKQAIDVNEAEIKMGFMEDNPVVESSLAERVGISNTESNLAETGDISIPSELSAHEIHQNTEGSEEKFSSRSSSSSSSEESEDIFDVKESEGSTTLDPKKDLKFTGGMADGNDNREPVYDSSPPAVLKYLSSSSISSDLQVEISETGSPPVLVEATVPFSEKESEMRKNGMEKDTASYEELLAASSSSQQHAINETESISKQVKEISEHNVKEFGFSGADLNSHDPNGSLVLESVVDHVSDDSSLSSSDDGLVEQGMVYKDRTPQNVVDQSLSFGFDAETSVSHDVSEVDYRSSSYENMSSEGLSMPEERQPSLAVEHDTMDDPELSSPETESVKKHSMDKQIHHFEQGHGDSLSSVAKTNVGVSKDADDKLVSPGCNQCAHSEKESFSGREERMPLSDKSVVSPSFDDHEDLQGQSIVLAADSTQEVHLSRMNMLKVHEPEDKVLPNYCPTALDSASILFEDSEDKLPTRLVNLEDQSQVLQHLHFAAEAIGAHDDEACFIEEADDIKAIDEGLLSELDAVGDFRVKEMGSDVDGIGKHLGADQESFPVPPVAEMKFVVDAEDNWNEVHETEAVKNPEKLTSSRVEEDCIYPEVDSALELPSFGASSSELVDSSFKGLVHEEVKSPKVLGSIHKESVSNNTDVELPDSEMLNQDETRFVEDTDSALEEIEPRPEEKVEPGEPEINKKDPITVGTDSGRPILEARSLEDFELALKEVNEGEIEKTAVDELLKAAESEQAGVQHAEFGPSHKDSNSAVSNFELPVLEARSIEDLDWAFKKLQDVDVEKPVVVECKDPLEIHSELQVEARSLEDNDANLKQVSCQQVSGHDLDKLPESLDARDGLAECGVYKVSSSEETKSTVKKHGVQEISTSSADQENHGVETSKDSGLSVSNGGGKKAKSHKSSSSSSSSSSSSDSD, from the exons ATGGGTCCTGCTGCCTTGGGAATTAGTGTGCAAATCAGAAAATTTCTTATCTTTTCAATTAGGGCGTGGTATAGATCAGTGTGTAATCATCCATTTCTTGTGGGTATGGTTCTGTTCTTAATGTTTCTGTACAGATCATTTCCTTTTGCATTTTCCCTTTTGCTGTCTTCGTCACCTGTTCTGGTATGTACCGCTGTTTTGCTCGGAACCCTCTTGAGTTTCGGGCAGCCCAACATACCTGAAATCGAGAAGGAAGAGAGGAGGTCGCATGTGATTGCCCCATTGAAAACGGGGGTATCAGAAGATGTCACTGCTGTTGTTGAGAGAACTCAGAACTTTCCTGTGGAGAGATTCACAATGAACAGAAGGGATGTGGCGGAGAAAGCGATTGAAGAAACGAGTACCGCTGAGAAGAAGATTAGTTTGGCTGAAAAAGATGATTCTTCCTTTGATAGTACGCCTTTGATTGATGAGAGTATGCGGAGAGTTCAATTCCCAATGCAGGCAATTGAAGAAGTAGGGGATGAATATGAGAATTCGGACTTTGAAAGGAAGAAGGGTAGTCATGAGGAGAAAGTGGGGAATCAGGACGTTTGCGGTGATAAGGAAGCTTTAGAGAACCAATATTTGCAGGTTCAAGATGTGGAAGCTGAAAATTGTGAAGCGGAAAATGATAAATCACTGGGAGAATCTGTGGATGCTTTTGAGGCAGAACGATTGGATTCATCTCCAGGGTCTTGGAAGCATGTGGAGGACCATGATGAGTCTTCCAATTCTGAGTCTGATCGGGCAGAGAGTTCCTCACCCGATGCATCAATGGCTGATATTATTCCCATGCTTGATGAGCTTCACCCACTCCTAGATTCAGAAGCCCCGCAGCCTGTTCATGACGACTTTGATGCTGCTTCTGAGCGGTCTCATAAAAGCAATGATGGCAGTGATGCGTCGGATGAAGATAGTGAAAACCATGAAGAAGatggtgatgatgataatgacgaTGAAGAGGAAGAGACTCAGGTTGGTAAGGAGGACGATACTAATTCTGCTATCACATGGACAGAGGACGACCAAAAGAATCTTATGGATTTGGGGACTTCAGAACTGGAGAGGAACCAACGGTTGGAGAATCTTATTGCTAGAAGAAGAGCACGGAAAACCTTGAGAATGGTGGCTGAAAAGAATCTGATAGACTTAGATGGTGCTGATCTACCTTTTCAAGTTCCACCCATTACAACAGCAAGGCGTAATCCATTTGATCTTCCTTATGATTCCTACAATGACACAGGGTTACCACCCATTCCTGGGTCTGCTCCATCGATTTTGTTACCAAGACGaaacccttttgatatcccataCGACTCAAGTGAGGAAAAACCTGATCTCACGGGAGACAGCTTTGAACAAGAGTTCATGCCTTTCCATCAGAAGGATACATTATTCCGGAGGCATGAAAGTTTCAGCTTGGGACCTTCATTCTTAGGACTTCCCAAGCATGACGGGCAAGGCTTAAAGTGGAGACCTTATTTTGTACCGGAAAGGATGGCTTCAGAGGGGACAAGCAATCCCTCATTTCAAAGACAATCTAGTGAGATAAGTGATTCTAAGGTGAGCTCTGTTACTGAAACCGAATCAACATCAGCTGTGGACCAGGAAGATAAAGATCTTATTGAACAAGATTTTTATCAAGAAGCAGAAACTAGTTGTAACATAGACCATGCTTCTCTCTGTGTTGAACATGGAAGCCAATCGTCCAAAGATAGAGATTCCGTGGAGATTGATGAAGTTGATAAACAAGCTATTGATGTCAATGAGGCTGAGATAAAAATGGGATTTATGGAAGATAACCCTGTAGTGGAATCAAGCTTGGCTGAAAGAGTGGGAATATCTAATACGGAGTCGAACTTGGCTGAAACTGGAGATATATCAATTCCTTCTGAACTCAGTGCACATGAAATTCATCAAAACACAGAAGGTAGTGAAGAGAAATTCAGTAGTAGATCAAGCTCTTCCTCATCTTCAGAAGAGAGTGAGGATATCTTTGATGTAAAAGAAAGTGAAGGATCGACAACCTTGGATCCAAAAAAAG ATTTAAAATTTACAGGTGGGATGGCTGATGGCAATGATAACAGGGAGCCTGTTTATGACTCAAGCCCGCCAGCAGTTCTCAAGTATCTGTCATCTTCTTCCATTTCTTCTGATCTGCAAGTAGAAATATCTGAAACAGGTTCACCTCCAGTTTTGGTTGAAGCAACTGTTCCATTTTCAGAAAAGGAATCTGAAATGCGTAAGAATGGCATGGAAAAGGATACAGCTAGTTATGAAGAGCTGTTGGCAGCCTCCTCCTCCTCTCAACAACATGCAATAAATGAAACTGAATCCATATCGAAGCAAGTTAAAGAGATAAGCGAGCATAATGTTAAAGAGTTTGGGTTCTCAGGAGCAGATTTGAATTCCCATGATCCAAATGGATCATTGGTGCTTGAATCTGTGGTTGACCATGTTTCTGATGATTCAAGTTTATCTTCATCAGATGATGGATTAGTTGAGCAGGGTATGGTGTACAAGGACAGAACACCTCAGAATGTAGTAGATCAAAGCTTGTCATTCGGTTTTGATGCAGAGACCAGTGTGAGCCATGATGTGAGCGAGGTGGATTATAGATCTTCTAGTTATGAGAATATGTCTTCTGAAGGATTGTCTATGCCAGAGGAACGACAGCCCTCATTGGCAGTTGAGCATGATACAATGGATGATCCAGAATTATCTTCTCCAGAGACTGAATCAGTAAAGAAGCATTCAATGGATAAGCAAATTCATCATTTTGAGCAGGGTCATGGTGACTCGTTAAGTTCTGTCGCAAAGACCAATGTTGGTGTGTCGAAAGATGCAGATGACAAGCTGGTTTCTCCTGGTTGCAATCAGTGTGCACATTCTGAAAAAGAATCTTTTTCTGGAAGGGAGGAACGGATGCCCCTGTCAGATAAATCTGTGGTTTCACCATCTTTTGATGATCATGAAGATCTCCAG GGACAATCAATTGTCCTGGCAGCGGACTCTACTCAGGAAGTACACCTTTCTCGTATGAACATGCTGAAAGTCCATGAACCTGAGGACAAAGTCTTGCCAAACTATTGTCCCACAGCTCTTGATTCTGCCTCCATCTTGTTTGAGGATTCGGAAGATAAATTACCCACGCGTCTGGTAAATTTGGAAGACCAAAGCCAGGTCTTGCAACACCTCCATTTTGCAGCCGAAGCAATTGGAGCTCATGATGATGAAGCGTGTTTCATTGAAGAGGCAGATGACATCAAGGCTATAGATGAAGGATTGTTGTCGGAATTGGATGCAGTTGGTGATTTTAGGGTCAAAGAAATGGGATCAGATGTCGATGGGATTGGAAAACACCTGGGTGCAGATCAGGAAAGCTTTCCTGTACCACCTGTTGCTGAAATGAAGTTTGTTGTTGATGCTGAAGACAACTGGAATGAAGTCCATGAAACTGAGGCTGTTAAGAACCCAGAAAAATTAACATCATCCAGGGTTGAGGAGGATTGTATATACCCAGAGGTGGACAGTGCCTTGGAGCTTCCATCTTTTGGTGCTAGTTCCAGTGAGCTTGTTGATTCGTCTTTTAAGGGACTTGTTCATGAAGAAGTCAAGTCTCCCAAGGTTCTTGGGTCTATCCACAAAGAATCAGTGTCCAATAACACTGATGTTGAACTTCCAGATTCTGAGATGCTAAACCAAGATGAAACACGGTTTGTTGAAGATACTGATTCAGCTTTGGAGGAAATTGAACCAAGGCCTGAGGAGAAAGTTGAGCCTGGAGAACCTGAGATTAACAAAAAAGATCCAATTACTGTTGGGACTGATTCAGGAAGGCCAATTCTTGAAGCAAGATCTCTTGAAGATTTTGAGTTGGCCTTAAAGGAAGTGAATGAGGGAGAAATTGAGAAGACTGCTGTTGATGAGTTACTCAAAGCTGCGGAATCAGAGCAAGCTGGAGTGCAGCATGCTGAATTTGGGCCATCACATAAAGATTCTAACTCAGCAGTGAGCAACTTTGAGCTGCCAGTTCTTGAAGCAAGGTCAATCGAAGACCTTGATTGGGCTTTTAAAAAGCTTCAAGACGTGGATGTTGAGAAACCTGTTGTGGTTGAATGCAAGGATCCACTAGAAATCCATTCAGAGTTGCAAGTTGAAGCAAGATCTTTGGAAGATAATGATGCGAACTTAAAGCAAGTTTCATGCCAGCAAGTTTCAGGCCATGATCTCGATAAGCTACCAGAGTCATTAGATGCCAGAGATGGATTAGCAGAATGTGGGGTTTACAAAGTGAGTTCCTCTGAGGAGACTAAATCAACTGTGAAAAAACATGGAGTTCAAGAAATCAGCACTAGCTCTGCTGATCAAGAAAACCATGGAGTCGAAACATCTAAAGATTCTGGTTTGAGTGTATCTAATGGAGGTGGTAAGAAAGCAAAATCTCATAAATCAAGCTCTAGTTCTAGCTCCAGCTCTAGCTCTAGTGATTCTGATTGA